Proteins encoded within one genomic window of Spiroplasma endosymbiont of Agriotes lineatus:
- a CDS encoding ABC transporter transmembrane domain-containing protein: MLISYVIIIISLYIASGIFNFFQNFLGGIVAKKIEIYIRNKVLNNLVDLDMQFYANKKTDEILTKVIADTVTISNQAQQIPIIFLLAIFTFIGAIVIFLIIIVKLTIVALIVALTILVVLFYYISGRAHKVLLGR; the protein is encoded by the coding sequence ATGTTAATTAGTTATGTAATTATTATCATTAGTCTTTATATTGCTTCAGGAATTTTTAATTTCTTTCAAAATTTTCTAGGAGGCATTGTTGCTAAAAAAATTGAAATTTATATTCGTAATAAAGTATTAAATAATTTAGTTGATTTAGATATGCAATTTTATGCGAATAAAAAAACTGATGAAATTTTAACTAAAGTTATTGCTGATACTGTTACTATTAGTAACCAAGCACAACAAATACCAATTATTTTTCTTTTAGCAATTTTTACTTTTATTGGAGCAATTGTAATTTTTTTAATTATTATTGTTAAATTAACTATTGTTGCTTTAATTGTGGCATTAACAATTTTAGTTGTATTATTTTATTATATTAGTGGTAGGGCGCATAAAGTTTTGTTAGGTAGGTAA
- a CDS encoding glycerol-3-phosphate acyltransferase: MSTASIIMTTLGCVIGYLVGSLSPAILISKYYFKTDVRDHYSKNAGATNVARIMGTKFGLVILILDGLKIGLVLAIVKLLSLINSPTFTLIETSVYISAVFAVFGHCLPIYHKFKGGKGVGPFLGFTLFLNPIYFIIATIVWWIIFLTIRIVSIASLICAISIFCCSWITQINNLPVNMWINHPELFFFIYFLIIEPN; encoded by the coding sequence ATGAGTACTGCATCAATCATTATGACAACCTTAGGATGTGTTATTGGTTATTTAGTTGGTTCACTATCACCGGCAATTCTTATTAGTAAATATTATTTTAAAACCGATGTCCGTGACCATTATTCTAAAAATGCCGGAGCCACTAATGTTGCCAGAATTATGGGGACCAAATTTGGTTTAGTTATTCTTATTTTAGATGGTTTAAAAATTGGTCTTGTTTTAGCAATTGTAAAATTACTATCACTAATTAATTCACCAACCTTTACTCTTATTGAAACCTCAGTTTATATTAGTGCTGTTTTTGCTGTTTTCGGACATTGCTTACCAATTTATCATAAATTTAAAGGTGGTAAAGGTGTTGGACCCTTTTTAGGCTTTACACTTTTTCTTAATCCGATTTATTTTATTATTGCAACTATTGTATGATGAATAATATTTCTAACTATTCGCATTGTTTCTATTGCTTCATTAATATGTGCCATATCTATTTTTTGTTGCTCTTGAATTACGCAAATAAACAATTTGCCTGTAAATATGTGAATTAATCACCCCGAGTTATTTTTTTTTATTTATTTCCTAATTATTGAACCCAATTAA
- the parE gene encoding DNA topoisomerase IV subunit B: MLNNYDESSIQILEGLDGVRKRPSMYIGSKDRKGWHHLVWEIFDNSIDEALAGYCNEIKITIKKDDSIIVEDNGRGIPTGMHKKGKSTPEVIFTMLHSGGKFDGNSYKTSGGLHGVGASVVNALSEFCYITIYRDKKIYEIGFKNGGHLTRHLKLIGKTVKTGTVVHFRPDSTIFNNFKFSYSMICERARESALLISGLKIIVVDEHSKKEEQFCFTNGLEEFVKYLIADEKTISPIMLLKGEMDNVQLEVGVQYINAYSENIISFANNVKTIDGGTHVVGFRTAITKVINDYARTENILKEKEKNFEGSDVREGLTAVISVRIPENMIQYEGQTKSKLGTNEIKNIVDSVVTKQFSFWLQENKTVAYEILTKIIKTREVREATRKAREQARGQRQSKGLKDRMLIGKLAPAQNRNPNKNELFLVEGDSAGGTAKMGRARSFQAILSLKGKIINAEKSNLATLLKNPEINMITNAIGGGIGEHFDLDDVNYDKIIIMTDADVDGAHIQILLLTFFYRYMKPLMAAQKIYLALPPLYKISNKKASEISYAWSQKDLYKQLEKQTKSEIQRYKGLGEMNADQLWTTTMNPETRQLVQVTIGDRHKAEKKIITLMGDDSDKRKKWIEANINFTLEDNFVIAS; the protein is encoded by the coding sequence ATGCTAAATAACTATGATGAATCTTCAATTCAAATTCTTGAGGGATTAGATGGTGTTCGTAAACGACCGTCGATGTACATTGGGTCAAAAGATAGGAAAGGGTGGCATCATCTCGTATGAGAAATTTTTGATAATTCGATTGATGAAGCATTAGCTGGATATTGTAATGAAATTAAGATTACTATTAAAAAAGATGATTCAATTATTGTTGAAGACAATGGTCGGGGGATTCCTACTGGAATGCATAAAAAAGGGAAATCAACACCAGAAGTTATTTTTACAATGTTACATTCTGGTGGTAAATTTGATGGTAATAGTTATAAAACATCAGGTGGTTTACACGGTGTGGGGGCATCGGTTGTTAATGCGTTAAGTGAATTTTGTTATATAACAATTTATCGTGATAAAAAAATTTACGAAATTGGTTTTAAAAATGGAGGTCATTTAACACGACATTTAAAATTAATTGGTAAAACAGTAAAAACTGGTACTGTAGTTCATTTTCGCCCCGATAGTACGATATTTAATAATTTTAAGTTTTCATATTCAATGATTTGTGAGCGAGCTCGCGAGTCAGCATTATTAATTAGTGGTTTAAAAATTATTGTTGTTGATGAACATAGTAAAAAAGAAGAACAATTTTGTTTTACTAATGGTTTAGAGGAATTTGTTAAATATTTAATTGCTGATGAAAAAACTATTAGTCCAATTATGCTTTTAAAAGGTGAAATGGATAATGTTCAATTAGAAGTTGGGGTGCAATATATTAATGCTTATAGTGAAAATATTATTAGTTTTGCTAATAATGTTAAAACTATTGATGGAGGAACACATGTTGTTGGTTTTCGTACTGCCATAACGAAAGTTATTAATGATTATGCTAGAACAGAAAATATCTTAAAAGAAAAAGAAAAAAACTTTGAAGGTAGTGATGTTCGTGAAGGATTAACAGCAGTTATTTCGGTACGGATTCCTGAAAATATGATTCAATATGAAGGACAAACTAAAAGTAAATTAGGAACTAATGAAATTAAAAATATTGTTGATAGTGTTGTCACTAAACAATTTTCTTTTTGATTACAAGAAAATAAGACTGTTGCTTATGAAATTTTAACAAAAATTATTAAGACTAGAGAAGTAAGAGAAGCTACAAGAAAAGCTCGCGAACAGGCAAGAGGACAACGACAATCAAAAGGTTTAAAAGACCGAATGTTAATTGGCAAGTTAGCACCAGCGCAAAACCGAAATCCTAATAAAAATGAATTATTTCTTGTTGAGGGCGATTCTGCTGGCGGCACTGCTAAAATGGGGCGAGCGCGAAGTTTTCAAGCCATTTTATCTTTAAAGGGAAAGATAATTAATGCTGAAAAATCTAATTTAGCAACATTATTAAAAAATCCTGAAATTAATATGATTACTAATGCTATTGGTGGCGGCATTGGTGAGCATTTTGATTTAGATGATGTTAATTATGATAAAATTATTATTATGACGGATGCTGATGTTGATGGGGCACATATCCAAATTTTATTATTAACTTTCTTTTATCGTTATATGAAGCCTTTAATGGCTGCGCAAAAGATTTATTTAGCATTACCGCCGTTATATAAAATTAGTAACAAAAAAGCTAGTGAAATTAGTTATGCTTGAAGTCAAAAAGATTTATATAAGCAATTGGAAAAACAAACTAAAAGTGAAATTCAGCGCTATAAAGGACTTGGAGAAATGAATGCCGATCAATTATGAACAACAACAATGAATCCAGAAACTAGACAACTAGTGCAAGTTACTATTGGTGATCGTCATAAAGCTGAAAAAAAGATTATTACTTTAATGGGCGATGATAGTGATAAACGCAAAAAATGAATTGAAGCTAACATTAATTTTACATTAGAAGATAACTTTGTTATTGCTTCATAA
- the parC gene encoding DNA topoisomerase IV subunit A yields the protein MRSNRNSVVHELDEIVAERFGLYAKYIIQERALPDVRDGLKPVQRRILYAMNNLGLFFDRPHKKSVRVVGEVIGKYHPHGDVPIYEAMVRMAQPWKLRVPLIDGHGNFGSIDGDSAAAMRYTETRLNAISKYLLQDLDKKTVGWAPNFDDSETEPTVLPAYFPNLLLNGCMGIAAGYATNIPPHNLSELIVALVHRLNNPECSLKEITKIIKGPDLPTGGIIQGKDGILNAYKTGRGKIIIRSKMELQETSRHQKWVIKELPYEVVKSDLVTRIADIKEEQKLSGIKDIIDLSDMSGVHIEINLQQDADAETIRKYLLKHSNLQISYNLNMVVLEDNKPICAGILNLLDAYLKHQFDIVQKRTKYDLEKAIVRLEIVSGLIKVTTILDKVIATIRKSTDKANAKKNLIKTYHFTELQSEAIVSLRLYRLTSTDVNALKEEEKSLQKEIRTWQEIVKKKEKQKALIIKKLQTISQEFNSPRKTVIENMVEEIIIEKTEIINEENIFVTISRDGYIKVINEKVVAKQDMKDYGRKPLDINVASLSTTSLSTLLLFTSQGNYCIVPLHKVKESRWKDIGHHVNNFSIMTGDERVLGVILINDFDIQDQFVILATKLGFIKRTVISHFTATRISKALKAINLQPNDEIVGFDLSNGKKQVILTTKKGFVVRYDENDIAIISPRSKGVKAINLKDDDKVVSLNVVNDEHDSYVSFTTAGVKKIKINNIPLLHRPAKGVRSFKITKTIIPYVIISFVISNNSKVHILTKNNTIENFEISKVRYGRLLESVSDFLGDVNVEWIQDDRYYDLRKHNLHSTSLTSSSKKEGCTINCVSK from the coding sequence ATGAGAAGTAACAGAAATAGTGTGGTTCACGAATTAGATGAAATTGTTGCTGAACGGTTTGGTTTATATGCGAAATATATTATTCAAGAACGAGCGTTGCCTGATGTTCGTGATGGTTTAAAACCGGTGCAAAGAAGAATTTTATACGCAATGAATAATTTAGGGTTATTTTTTGATCGGCCTCACAAAAAATCAGTTCGGGTTGTTGGTGAAGTAATTGGTAAATATCATCCTCATGGTGATGTTCCAATTTATGAAGCAATGGTGCGAATGGCACAACCTTGAAAGTTAAGAGTACCACTAATTGATGGTCATGGCAATTTTGGTTCCATTGATGGTGATTCAGCAGCGGCAATGCGATATACCGAAACGCGTTTAAATGCAATTTCTAAGTATTTATTACAAGACTTAGATAAAAAAACTGTTGGTTGAGCCCCTAACTTTGATGATTCTGAAACTGAACCGACAGTATTGCCGGCGTATTTTCCTAATTTGCTTTTAAATGGTTGTATGGGTATTGCTGCTGGTTATGCAACGAATATTCCGCCTCATAACTTATCGGAATTAATTGTTGCCTTAGTTCATCGTCTTAATAATCCTGAATGTTCATTAAAAGAAATTACAAAAATTATTAAAGGGCCTGATTTACCTACGGGCGGCATTATTCAAGGAAAGGATGGAATATTAAATGCTTATAAAACTGGTCGTGGTAAAATTATTATTCGTAGTAAAATGGAATTACAAGAAACATCGCGTCATCAAAAATGAGTTATTAAAGAGTTGCCTTATGAAGTTGTTAAAAGTGATTTAGTAACGCGAATTGCGGATATTAAAGAAGAACAAAAACTTAGTGGTATTAAGGATATTATTGATTTAAGTGATATGTCAGGAGTTCATATTGAAATTAATTTACAACAGGATGCTGATGCCGAGACAATTCGTAAATATTTATTAAAACATAGTAATTTACAAATATCTTACAATCTTAATATGGTTGTTCTTGAAGATAACAAACCAATTTGTGCGGGAATATTAAACTTATTAGATGCTTATTTAAAACATCAATTTGATATTGTTCAAAAAAGAACTAAATACGACTTAGAAAAAGCGATTGTTCGTTTAGAAATCGTTAGTGGTTTAATTAAAGTTACAACAATTTTGGATAAAGTTATTGCTACGATTCGTAAATCAACTGATAAGGCTAATGCTAAGAAAAATTTAATTAAAACTTATCATTTTACAGAATTACAATCAGAAGCTATTGTTTCGTTGCGATTGTATCGGTTAACATCAACTGATGTTAATGCTTTAAAAGAAGAAGAAAAATCTTTACAGAAAGAAATTAGAACTTGACAAGAAATTGTTAAGAAAAAAGAAAAACAAAAAGCTTTGATTATTAAAAAATTACAAACTATTTCACAAGAATTTAATTCGCCGCGAAAAACAGTTATTGAGAATATGGTGGAAGAAATTATTATTGAAAAAACAGAAATAATTAATGAAGAAAATATTTTTGTTACGATATCTCGTGATGGTTATATTAAAGTTATTAATGAAAAAGTAGTTGCTAAACAAGATATGAAAGATTATGGACGAAAACCTTTAGATATTAATGTTGCTTCATTATCAACTACTTCATTAAGTACTTTGTTACTATTTACTAGTCAAGGTAATTATTGTATTGTTCCTTTACATAAAGTAAAAGAAAGTCGTTGAAAGGATATCGGACACCATGTTAATAACTTTTCAATAATGACTGGTGACGAAAGAGTTCTTGGCGTGATATTAATTAATGATTTTGATATTCAAGACCAATTTGTTATTTTAGCAACTAAGTTAGGATTTATTAAAAGAACTGTTATTAGTCATTTTACAGCAACAAGAATATCTAAAGCTTTAAAAGCGATTAATTTACAACCCAATGATGAGATTGTTGGTTTTGATTTAAGTAATGGTAAAAAACAAGTTATTTTAACAACTAAAAAAGGTTTTGTTGTTAGATATGATGAAAATGATATTGCGATTATTAGTCCCAGATCTAAAGGTGTTAAAGCGATTAATTTAAAAGATGATGATAAAGTTGTATCATTAAATGTTGTTAATGATGAGCATGATAGTTATGTTTCTTTTACTACAGCGGGGGTTAAAAAAATTAAAATTAACAATATTCCTTTACTACATCGTCCAGCGAAAGGGGTTCGTTCTTTTAAAATAACTAAAACTATTATTCCCTATGTAATTATATCGTTTGTAATTTCTAATAATAGTAAAGTTCATATTTTAACTAAAAATAATACGATTGAAAATTTTGAGATTAGTAAAGTTCGTTATGGTCGTTTATTAGAAAGTGTTAGTGATTTTTTAGGTGATGTTAATGTGGAATGAATTCAAGATGACCGTTATTATGACTTAAGAAAGCATAATTTACATTCCACATCATTAACTTCTTCTAGTAAAAAAGAGGGCTGTACAATTAACTGTGTTTCTAAGTAA
- the pfkA gene encoding 6-phosphofructokinase has product MEKLMKKVAILTSGGDAPGMNNAVAQIIKRSIANNILPYIVRDGYEGLTQGWIEETNEDFARKIINNGGTAIGTTRYPEFTKEEVRQRAINNLKQLEINNLIVIGGDGSYQGANKLAVMGLNCIGLPGTIDNDIVSSDFTIGFDTALNTVIEAIDRVRDTNESHNRCGIIEVMGRYCGDIAMLAGTGCGVEIISTSENKLTEEEIIQQTKKCYEQKYRSVIIVVTEKLYDVHQLAKEVEKVSGYVTRATVLGHIQRGGMPTAMDRYLGTILGTEAIKQLIAGNTGICIGLSGNGLQSYSFAKALAMKRK; this is encoded by the coding sequence ATGGAAAAATTAATGAAAAAAGTTGCGATATTAACTTCTGGAGGCGATGCTCCAGGAATGAATAATGCGGTGGCACAAATAATTAAAAGATCAATAGCAAATAATATCTTGCCTTACATTGTTAGGGATGGTTATGAAGGTTTAACACAAGGTTGAATTGAAGAAACTAATGAAGATTTTGCAAGAAAAATTATTAATAATGGGGGAACAGCGATTGGTACCACTCGTTATCCTGAATTTACAAAGGAAGAAGTAAGGCAACGAGCGATTAATAATTTAAAACAATTAGAAATTAATAATTTAATTGTTATTGGTGGTGATGGTAGTTATCAAGGTGCTAATAAATTAGCAGTAATGGGATTAAATTGCATTGGTTTGCCAGGAACAATAGATAATGATATTGTATCAAGTGATTTTACTATTGGTTTTGATACCGCATTAAATACAGTTATTGAAGCGATTGATCGTGTTCGTGATACTAATGAATCTCATAATCGTTGTGGAATTATTGAAGTTATGGGTCGTTATTGTGGAGATATTGCGATGCTTGCGGGAACTGGTTGTGGTGTGGAAATTATTAGTACATCAGAAAATAAATTAACAGAAGAAGAAATTATTCAACAAACTAAAAAATGCTATGAGCAAAAATATCGTTCGGTAATTATTGTTGTAACGGAAAAACTTTATGATGTTCATCAATTGGCTAAAGAAGTTGAAAAAGTTAGTGGTTATGTTACGCGAGCAACAGTCTTAGGACATATTCAAAGAGGTGGTATGCCAACAGCAATGGATCGCTATTTAGGAACAATTTTAGGAACTGAAGCTATTAAGCAATTAATTGCTGGTAATACTGGGATTTGTATTGGATTAAGTGGAAATGGTTTACAAAGTTATTCTTTTGCTAAA